A genomic segment from Triticum dicoccoides isolate Atlit2015 ecotype Zavitan chromosome 1A, WEW_v2.0, whole genome shotgun sequence encodes:
- the LOC119283985 gene encoding translation initiation factor IF-2-like: MEDLLDAEIGKNDYDWLLTPPGTPRVPALEVAQKIPSSNILPKRTLTRSSSTTRASRLSVSQTENGHSAVPTRPARSNSVTRPSIQSTLMSSNNRTSVLSASISSVSSRPTTPSRRSSTIAAPKQLVPASRPVPARSSTPVKPRPSTPSKTRPSTPVKTHQATSNSATDAAAGRTTATQSSRPSTPNSRSRIMLNSSSGSIPAMSRPSPSVGIIPATSRPGASSSNGHGTSHPTSLSSGTVPSVSRSSSRSSTPTRQPAVRSSTPAMGRSPSFGRTSSSNSLTTSMNRPAASSGRSSAPSSAPSSRPSSPGPRPRAPVRSHDIPSSAPASRPSSPGARPRAPVRPHDTPSSAPSSRPSSPSPRPRAPVRPLDIPDFPNETPPNLRTKLPERPLSAGRSRPGMASGIRSNPHAEQLAASAPAKKLSVPAASRNKFSDPPSKAPSRSNGHQNRQSERPVVDSQATRTARTGAVAGDNGFGRTISKNSLDMAIKHMDIRQNLGGIRGASLFPHSIRSSAGKARPVRMSDPGHPTSNGDHRHYADNGSTNGHFFSGDSYGALSRNGGSSTDSPDRGSFGTKETSLSELDIYGSSRYEAMLLRGEDVRNTSWLHGGFDDDKPDQSPLFDHRFEPLPEPFSPF, from the exons ATGGAGGACCTGCTGGACGCCGAGATCGGCAAGAACGACTACGACTG GCTTCTTACACCGCCTGGGACGCCCCGTGTTCCTGCTCTGGAGGTTGCTCAGAAAATACCATCCTCAAATATATTGCCTAAGCGCACCCTCACTAGATCTTCCTCAACTACAAGAGCATCAAGG CTTTCGGTGTCTCAAACAGAGAATGGACATTCTGCAGTTCCCACTAGACCAGCAAGAAGTAACTCTGTAACCCGCCCTTCTATCCAATCAACTCTCATGTCAAGCAATAACAGGACATCAGTTCTCAGCGCAAGTATTTCATCTGTCAGTTCAAGACCTACAACCCCAAGTAGGCGAAGCAGCACCATTGCTGCGCCAAAACAATTGGTGCCAGCTTCACGTCCAGTTCCAGCAAGGTCATCTACTCCTGTTAAACCTCGTCCATCTACACCATCCAAAACTCGCCCGTCTACTCCTGTGAAAACTCATCAAGCAACATCTAACTCTGCAACTGACGCAGCTGCTGGCAGGACCACAGCCACCCAAAGTTCAAGGCCATCGACTCCAAATTCTCGGTCTCGAATTATGTTGAATTCCTCTTCAGGTTCTATTCCTGCAATGAGCCGCCCAAGTCCATCCGTAGGTATCATTCCTGCAACGAGCCGCCCAGGCGCTTCCTCAAGTAATGGTCATGGGACAAGCCATCCCACCTCATTGTCTTCTGGTACAGTTCCTTCAGTCAGTCGCTCCAGCTCACGATCATCTACACCTACACGTCAGCCTGCAGTGCGTTCATCGACCCCAGCTATGGGCCGTTCGCCTTCTTTTGGACGCACTTCTAGTAGCAATAGCTTGACGACATCTATGAACCGACCTGCAGCTAGTAGTGGCCGAAGTTCAGCACCGTCATCAGCTCCATCATCCCGTCCAAGTTCCCCAGGTCCACGACCCCGAGCTCCAGTGCGCTCACATGACATTCCTTCATCGGCTCCAGCATCTCGTCCAAGTTCCCCAGGTGCACGACCCCGAGCTCCAGTGCGGCCACATGATACCCCTTCATCAGCTCCTTCATCTCGTCCAAGCTCCCCAAGTCCACGACCCCGAGCTCCGGTGCGGCCACTTGATATCCCTGATTTCCCAAATGAAACACCACCAAACCTAAGGACAAAGCTACCTGAGCGACCACTATCTGCTGGTAGATCACGCCCTGGAATGGCTTCAGGAATAAGATCAAACCCACATGCTGAACAGTTAGCTGCCTCGGCTCCTGCAAAAAAGCTCTCCGTGCCTGCTGCAAGTCGTAATAAGTTTTCAGATCCACCATCAAAGGCGCCTTCTCGCTCCAATGGACACCAAAATAGGCAGTCtgaaaggcccgttgttgacagtcAAGCTACTAGGACTGCACGGACTGGTGCAGTTGCAGGCGATAATGGATTCGGGAGGACAATTTCAAAGAATTCACTTGACATGGCAATCAAGCACATG GACATTCGGCAGAACTTGGGTGGCATCCGTGGCGCATCCCTGTTTCCCCACAGCATCCGCTCGAGCGCCGGCAAGGCCCGCCCGGTCCGAATGTCTGACCCCGGGCATCCCACCTCGAACGGTGACCACCGGCACTACGCCGACAACGGCAGCACCAACGGGCACTTCTTCTCGGGCGACTCGTACGGGGCCCTGTCGCGCAACGGAGGCAGCTCGACGGACTCGCCGGATCGGGGAAGCTTCGGGACCAAGGAGACGTCCCTGAGCGAGCTGGACATCTACGGGAGCTCGCGGTACGAGGCGATGCTGCTGCGCGGGGAGGACGTGAGGAACACGAGCTGGCTGCACGGCGGGTTCGACGACGACAAGCCCGACCAGAGCCCCCTGTTCGACCACCGGTTCGAGCCGCTCCCGGAGCCCTTCAGCCCCTTCTGA
- the LOC119283996 gene encoding cytosolic sulfotransferase 13-like → MARVAEQKLQPSCLGDALTARNDADNLTELIPSLPVEKRLVPPPADMQRRQYRGYWFPEWHLSALAAVRDHFEPKPTDIFLVSCPKSGTTWLKSLAFATVHRHVHPPSSREHPLLHQNPHGCVKFIHAIYRQPVDVVRGIIEAYPSPRIFGSHFPLSLLPERINDDDCGCRIVYICRDPKDVVVSWWWFMRTYLPNPEQVQFEEVFDLFCEGRTGAGPYWRHALEHWEESRRRPHKVLFLRYEEMLRDPQCNLRRLAEFLGCAFSEAEEKAGVLEAILELCSLGKLKKLEVNQSGNRINDEPMMNDSFFRKGVAGDWINHMTPEMAARLDAIVEQALQGTGFDFGISMPQ, encoded by the coding sequence ATGGCCCGTGTAGCGGAGCAAAAACTCCAGCCTAGTTGCCTCGGTGACGCGCTGACGGCGAGGAACGATGCCGACAACCTCACCGAGCTCATCCCGTCGCTGCCCGTCGAGAAGCGGCTAGTGCCGCCGCCCGCCGACATGCAGAGGCGACAGTACCGTGGGTACTGGTTCCCCGAGTGGCACCTGTCGGCCCTGGCGGCAGTCCGCGATCACTTCGAGCCCAAGCCAACGGACATCTTCCTCGTGAGCTGCCCCAAGTCTGGCACCACATGGCTTAAATCTCTAGCCTTCGCCACTGTGCACCGGCACGTCCACCCGCCATCCAGCCGGGAGCACCCTCTGCTCCACCAAAACCCGCATGGCTGCGTCAAATTCATCCACGCAATCTATCGGCAACCGGTCGATGTTGTGCGGGGCATCATCGAGGCGTACCCTTCCCCGCGTATCTTCGGCTCCCACTTCCCATTGTCCTTGTTGCCGGAGCGCATCAATGATGATGATTGCGGGTGCCGGATCGTATACATCTGTCGGGATCCCAAGGACGTGGTCGTCTCGTGGTGGTGGTTCATGCGCACCTACCTCCCAAACCCCGAGCAGGTCCAGTTCGAGGAGGTCTTCGATTTGTTTTGCGAGGGCCGCACAGGTGCGGGCCCTTATTGGCGCCACGCCCTCGAGCATTGGGAGGAGAGCCGGAGAAGGCCCCACAAGGTGTTGTTCCTCAGGTACGAGGAGATGCTACGAGACCCGCAATGCAATCTTAGGAGGCTGGCGGAGTTTTTGGGGTGCGCATTctccgaggcggaggagaaggccgGCGTCCTAGAGGCCATCTTGGAGTTGTGCAGCCTTGGCAAGCTAAAGAAGCTGGAGGTGAACCAGAGCGGCAACCGGATTAATGACGAACCCATGATGAACGATTCCTTCTTCAGGAAGGGGGTGGCCGGTGACTGGATCAACCACATGACGCCAGAGATGGCGGCAAGGCTCGATGCAATCGTCGAACAGGCGCTGCAAGGCACCGGATTTGACTTCGGCATCTCCATGCCACAGTAA